The proteins below come from a single Buchnera aphidicola (Thelaxes californica) genomic window:
- a CDS encoding FAD-binding oxidoreductase, translated as MNNLIEATLIKKKFFSNNLFSVFFSAKIENFIPGQYNRIIFINQNSEKIQRAYSYVNSPKEKIIEFYVALIPNGIITPHLFSLLPQQKINIYQQSFGFFTLKNIPICKHLWMFATGTAIGPYLSILQGEKKINQFNKIILIHAVKFEKDLNYLKLMLKLQKKYNNKLQIITILSREKKDGSLFGRIPKLLTEKKIEKKVDLKINKKDSHIMLCGNPNMVKETTKILNSIYNLNIHTQRNAGQITIEHYW; from the coding sequence ATGAATAATTTAATTGAAGCTACATTAATTAAAAAAAAATTTTTTTCCAATAATTTATTTAGTGTTTTTTTTTCAGCTAAAATTGAAAATTTTATTCCTGGACAATATAATAGAATTATTTTTATAAATCAAAATTCAGAAAAAATACAAAGAGCTTATTCTTATGTTAATTCACCAAAAGAAAAAATTATTGAATTTTATGTAGCTTTAATTCCAAATGGAATTATAACACCACATTTATTTTCTTTATTACCTCAACAAAAAATAAATATATATCAACAATCTTTTGGTTTTTTTACATTAAAAAATATTCCAATTTGTAAACATCTTTGGATGTTTGCTACAGGAACAGCGATAGGCCCTTATTTATCTATTTTACAAGGTGAAAAAAAAATTAATCAATTTAATAAAATAATATTAATTCATGCAGTCAAATTTGAAAAAGATTTAAATTATTTAAAACTTATGTTGAAATTACAAAAAAAATATAACAACAAATTACAAATTATTACCATTCTAAGTAGAGAAAAAAAAGACGGATCATTATTTGGAAGAATACCAAAATTATTAACAGAAAAAAAAATAGAAAAAAAAGTAGATTTAAAAATTAATAAAAAAGATTCTCATATAATGTTATGTGGAAATCCTAACATGGTTAAAGAAACAACAAAAATCTTAAATTCAATATATAATCTTAATATACACACTCAAAGAAATGCTGGTCAAATTACAATAGAACACTATTGGTAA